From the genome of Candidatus Schekmanbacteria bacterium RIFCSPLOWO2_02_FULL_38_14, one region includes:
- a CDS encoding cytochrome B6, with amino-acid sequence MGNILSKWTERITQNRIWKSIFRHGYPDTELNQSLVMYTNLFLHIQPVKVHKNVLRPSYTLSLGLISFILFLVLVITGIYLMFYYVPSVDRAYNDMKELQFVVSFGIFLRNLHRWSAHGMVAAVFLHMCRVFYTASYKPPREFNWVLGVILLIVTFGLSFTGYLLPWDQLAFWAITVGTSIASYAPIIGQKLRYFLLGGNIVGQNALLRFYVLHCVVLPSVAAVLIGIHFWRIRKDGGLSKPAEKLKQEEKFEELQEEGLSPKGTSKTYGLMELVKGATIPVEQEPENEIMSWPHLIFREFLVAIVVLVVLIAISLFFNAPLEELANPSEPPNPAKAPWYFLGLQELVSYSAFIGGVITPFLVVFALLMAIPYIDYRAEDVGIWFSSKKGRLIALITATLTLISIPVLIFLNMKYGIRVFYPDAPSILVDLINPGTILIGVTAVISIIIGVRTKSWRLAAMMIFTSFVTGFIVLTVIGTLFRGPNWEFVFPWKG; translated from the coding sequence ATGGGGAATATATTAAGCAAGTGGACTGAAAGAATTACACAAAACAGAATCTGGAAATCAATTTTCAGACATGGCTATCCTGATACAGAGCTTAATCAATCCCTTGTCATGTATACCAATCTTTTTCTTCATATTCAACCTGTAAAGGTTCATAAAAATGTTTTAAGACCATCATATACCTTAAGCCTTGGTTTGATCTCTTTTATACTATTTCTTGTCCTTGTAATAACAGGGATATATTTAATGTTCTATTATGTCCCTTCAGTTGACAGGGCTTACAATGATATGAAGGAGCTTCAATTTGTTGTCTCCTTTGGCATATTTTTGAGAAACCTGCACCGATGGTCAGCTCATGGAATGGTGGCTGCAGTATTTTTACATATGTGCAGGGTTTTCTATACGGCTTCTTATAAACCTCCAAGAGAATTTAACTGGGTCTTAGGAGTTATACTTTTAATAGTGACATTTGGTTTAAGTTTTACAGGCTATCTTCTTCCCTGGGACCAGCTTGCTTTCTGGGCAATTACAGTGGGTACAAGCATTGCCAGCTATGCACCAATTATTGGGCAGAAACTACGCTATTTTCTGTTAGGTGGGAATATTGTTGGGCAGAATGCTCTTTTGCGGTTTTACGTTCTCCACTGCGTTGTTCTGCCATCAGTTGCTGCTGTCTTAATAGGAATACATTTCTGGCGGATAAGAAAGGATGGAGGGTTATCAAAGCCTGCAGAAAAATTAAAACAAGAAGAAAAGTTTGAAGAGCTGCAGGAAGAAGGGCTTTCCCCAAAAGGAACAAGTAAGACTTATGGTTTAATGGAACTTGTAAAAGGTGCTACTATTCCTGTAGAACAGGAGCCCGAGAATGAGATAATGTCATGGCCACATTTGATCTTTAGAGAGTTCCTTGTCGCCATAGTTGTTTTAGTAGTGCTTATTGCTATTTCCTTATTTTTTAATGCACCTCTTGAGGAGCTTGCAAATCCTTCAGAGCCTCCGAATCCAGCAAAGGCTCCATGGTATTTCTTAGGACTTCAGGAGCTTGTATCTTATTCAGCCTTTATAGGAGGTGTAATTACACCTTTTCTTGTTGTTTTTGCGCTCCTGATGGCAATACCTTATATAGATTACAGAGCAGAAGATGTGGGGATATGGTTTTCCTCTAAGAAGGGTCGTTTAATAGCATTAATTACAGCAACCCTGACATTAATAAGTATTCCTGTCTTGATTTTTCTTAATATGAAATACGGGATTAGAGTTTTCTACCCTGATGCTCCTTCAATTCTTGTGGATTTGATAAATCCTGGAACAATTCTGATTGGAGTTACAGCAGTTATCTCAATTATTATAGGGGTCCGCACTAAGTCATGGAGGTTAGCTGCCATGATGATATTTACCTCCTTTGTAACTGGTTTTATTGTGTTGACTGTTATTGGAACATTATTCAGGGGTCCTAACTGGGAGTTTGTTTTCCCATGGAAAGGATAA